The DNA region CTTTCTGACCTTTGAAAGTGGCCATGTAGCGGGAGAGGCTGAAGACATGCTCATTGAAGGGTGGCAGGCAGTTCTGAGGATGGAGTATGATAGAAGAAGCTAACAGTGAAGAGGACAGATTTTTGTCTGATCTCTTAAAAAGGAAGCTATCTTTTTCTAAATTACTCAGTAATTGGTAGAAGGAGGGCGTGTGCCAGAAGTCACCATGCTAAAGCAGAAACAACAACCTCGGACCTCCTTCAAGTTAGTGAGCAGTCAAACAGTAGTTTAACGGTTCCTGTTTCCAGATACATGAAATGAtgtccccctgcctcagtgcAGCACAGCCACAGCCTTCCAAATAGGTCTACACTGTCGTGATGTGCCAGATGCCAGCAAGGGATATGAATGACCAGACTTGCTCGGTGTGTTGTTTTATTTAGCACTGTTGAAGAGTACACAATAAATGCCTCGATAACGCAAtctaacaaaatatatttcttttataggaAAACTCGAGGACAAGGAAAATACATGAGTATTCTGATATTTTCAATGAAATGCAGAGTCTTCAACAGACACCCAGCTCTACGAGTTTCCCAGATTCATATTGTAAGCCCTATCTGGAGTGCACCAGTAGAGATCCCATCAGAAAGCCAAGATCCCTGCCTCGGTACAGATACACACCCACGGGTAATCTGGGAGTCACAGACTTGGAAAGTTCTCCAAGATTTTGGCCTGCAGTTTTTCAGTTGACTCTGAGtgaggagacaaagacagatgtaTATTACTATGGACTTACTATATTTTGTCTGCTGACATTAGTATTTCTAGCTTTGTATTTTCTCTGAAGTCATCAAATAAattggtttttgcttttgcttttatttttaaacaatttttaagcATTCCATCTCTTCACAGGTGAGTTCCATTCAGGGTTTTCTCCCAGACATTTTCAAGGTAATTggctttaaaagagaaagagaatacattttaaaacaaaaaaatttgggCACACTCTTaagaattaaaatagtattttaatttactattggtctttcttagaaattATTTCACCACACAATTTCAAAATACTTTAAGATCAAGAAATTTAGAAGACATAAATCTTTTTGATCAAAGATACTTTGAAAATTAAGGTATGTTCAAAGATAATATATCTCATAGGAAACTATCATAATTTGATTAAATGAAGGACAACACATCTAAAAGCCGTTAGGTAAGCTAACTACATATCCACTTTCTCTAACACGTTCTGCAGAGTCAGGAACACTTTATAAAAGATATGACTGACATTTTATATGTTATGACAACTGGCTTACCTTACTACAATAGGGACAGTCACCAAAGAAGACGTTAAAACTCTGTCTGCTGGTGCTCAACCCTCTCAGCCACTGCATAGAAAAAAGTGCAGATCATGTCAGTGGACACATGCCATCCAGATGGAATTTAACTGACTTAGTTCTATAAAAGGGAAATTTTTTCTGAGCTGATGTCCAATTTCTATTATGCTGAATAACTGAGAAATCACTATTGAAATTTGGAATACAAACTTCTAATGTATAAGCAAATTATGGGCCTTTTTAAGACTTGGCTGGCAATTACACTAACTTTTCATGcaaaagaaacatacacagagactCATACAAGTTCCTGTGGCTCAGTAGCTAAACCAATTAATCACATATCAACAATTTCTCTGTAAAAGTATCTTAGGATTTTGAGATTCTGATCTTAATTCAACAGTGGGTTAATTTTCAGTGTACTGACTATGAGGcaatcagttttttaaaattaaaatgaatattcagtattacaaaagaacatacagATTCCATTATACTTTCCCAAGTAGACCTGGCATTTTTATGATTGTCTATAGTAAAATGACTGTCCCTAAGTTTCTACTATCCATATTTCAAGAGAGAATGACAGAAAACTTATAGCACTTTCCTACTGTAAGATGTTTTGCACAGAGACAGTCAAATCATATATGCTGTGCCCTAACAGGAGCGCTACAGGAACTAACTGACTGAGAGGTGGTAGCACAATTCATGTAGACAAGAGAGATGCTCAGGTCACAAGGACCTTTGGGCATTcaaaagagaattattttattcatttatgtatatgcagCCTACACAGTAGCACATACTACCTATTGACTACGTGCCTCACCCCATCCCTGCCTTCCTCATCTGGCAGGTTTGGAGAATTTACATATTGGTAGCAGCCACATAGGGAGACCTCAGTTATACCTACCACATATCTATTATGTGTCAATATGCTATTCATGAGTATATTCTAGATTGTTTTTCTCCCTGCGATTCTCTGGCACACTCAATAGTTTACAAGATGAAGATTCTCTGGCACACTCAATAAAATAGTTTACAAGATGAAGAAATGAAACCTTTGGGTGTGTGAAATTAACTAGTAAGAGGAGTTTGTGGCAAACCAGAGTACTTTAGTAAAACGGATTATTTTAATGCTGTATTTCCTGTGTAGAGAATTACTAGTTTTACCTCATACAAGCATATTTGATGGAAAGGCTGTCCACACTGGGGATTATTACACACTTGATCAGGAATGGCACCATTCAGGTTACGGGCATAACAGATTCCACAGTCCATACTAAAGTCCTTCAAAAGAAAAGTGTTTGTGTTGAATGTGGATAAGTATAACTAGAAAGAACGACTATGATATATACAATATTTGTTTCTATATCTGTGTTTTAAGTATGCTTGTATACTGACGAACAGGGATAACAAGCAGGGCTAACAGCTAGTCTCATCACAGTATTTCCTCTGTGCTCACATATACATAGAGTTCATTTTTGGCTGGcaagatttttatgttttagcCATTTTTCCATATACATAATCATTCCTGTGTCTACTTAAAGACAGATCTGACATGAGCTAGTGAATACCAGATCGCACAGATCTGCAGCACAGGGGACAAGAAAGTGATCTCCATCACTTAGTGTGAACGGCAGTGGCTCAGTCCAAAGCCAATCCTGCCTTTGTTATCTTTACAGTATCAGTGGTGCAGCTCACTTCTGAAAAGCTATCGCTGTCCTTCACAAACTTACGGCAAACTAATTAAAACTGTACTGTAGTCATCCATAGCAAACAGTACAAAAGCCCAAACATCTCATTAgtgtctcttcttttctctgtagTTTTAATAAGTGTATCTGTCATTAACCCCTTCCCTGCTGAAGATCATGAACAAAGCTCCCGTTAAGCACCTAGCTAGCAGAAGGTTAACAAGTCCATTGATGCCAGTATTACTTGTAACTAAGAGCTCTCTCTGTGTTGCAACATTCttccaattcttttctttttcagccttGTTTTCCTGAGAgaagcatttaaaatttattattaacatAATGTAGACTGTTGAAGCTAATAATTAAACTTACAGATTCTTCCAAGATAGTTCGAGCTGGAAAATCAATTTCTAAAACATCTTTCAAATTTTGTAACAGGCTGTTTTCTGGatccctaaaaacaaacaaataaacctataAAGTTTGTTAAGCCATAGAACAGTACCAGTCATATTGCCAAGGTACCTACCATAAATGAATGTTACCACTCAGCTTGATTCCTAGGGGTTTTGTCGCTGTggatattaaaaagaagaaaaaagttttaataatttagcttcattgcttttgttttgtaacaACCATTGCCACAGCATTTGTTTAGTTATTTGGCTTAAAAATCTCAATTCTCTATTTTGTAAGAAAGTATACAGTTCAAAatgagaaatgtatttaaaataattataatgttaatattttggaatatttgatAATGTTAGACAGGATTTTATGAACCTGTTCTAGATCTGTAACTTTAAGATAATATACCATGGTCAGCTCCAAGAAAGCAAAACTCAGGAAGCATGGTAGGGTGCCTGGGGTCTACCTCGATGGTTATGGAAACATTATTCCCTGAAATGAAAGAATAAGGCTTTTAGATGTGGCTTTCAGCTTGTCAAGCAGCCAATACAAATCCATGCATGCTGATTCGGTCACCTATTTTATCTCAGGAAAATCTAGCAAATTATTTTTAGGGTTGTGTAGAAGTAAACATCATTGTTTAACACTGAGATGTATTTCTGAAATTATGACTATCAGGGACCTCAAGTTtcaaaagacaagacaaaaatgtATATGATTAACTTAAATTTGTATGCTGCTAATTATGTTCTagtaacatttaataaaaattttcagcGAAATTATAAAGGCCTTTAAGATAGAGATATCATACACGTAAGGAATGAGCTCAATTACTTTTCATAACCTTTTTTACAAagttaatatttcataaattatgGTCAAATATAAAAAAACTAGTGTTATAACTGGTAAAAACTGATACATCTACGAAAACTTACATAAAAACTTTGTATTTGTGCTTTTTGAAAGATAACAAATATTTGTCTTACTTAATACCTCAAAAAAAACTTTCTGAAGCTAAGAAAAATGACTCTATTTAGCACTAGATTCTTTTACAGGTTTATTTGTATTGGATATATACAAATTCCACAAAGCTAGTTGGTGAAGCTATTTGGTATAGTTAAGGTCAATTTCAGCTCATGTTTATAACAAAAGTGATATGATAACTTCTATAAGTTGTCTACTGCAGACCAGGAAGTGCTGCCACTTAGGCAATGGCTATAAGAGCACACTTCCCCACTCAAGGGTTGGCACTACAGCAAATCATTGCTTGAGGCGGGAAGAAGGGCTAAAAGTAAATGCAGAACATGTCTAAAACTTAGCTGTTCAAGCTGAGCAATAtggaaattaatagaaaatgtggttcaagaataattattttaatggagccatgatgataataaatcATGGTATTTctctaaagaaaatgttttcagtctTAGCATCTACTTGTTGATAAATACACTGTAACTGGCTAATTATTCCAAGATAAATACTAATAGGCATCTCAAACTGGAAGGTAACATGTTGCTAGTAAAGTGCTGCAGTTATCCATCTCGCCAGCTCTACCAGTTATGCTGGACAGAAAGTATAGAAGCTAAGTTCTTCACTGACTTCAGTACAATTCACATCATTCTTTCAAAATGTCTACTGGAACACATCCTGTACAGAAGCTTTTAAcgagaccaagaaaaaaaaagagaaaaatattaaatggagaCTATAAGCAGCTATTACCATAATGTGGTGAGAAATgcataaaactatataaaaatttagAGAAGAATCTAAACTTTTCAGAAGGTTAAACTACCACAGGCACTGCAGCAACACTACAGCCACGCTTGTTCTTCAGCCACTTCTACTAACTAGAAAGTATGAGGGCTTGCGTGGTGCCTCACATTGCTCAGTGTCCTCCATCTCTCTactccaccagagaagactgccaAGTGTTTGCTTCCACAGAAGATGAAGACTTTGTCATTTCTAATACAGGCTTTTAAGTAGCATTCATTTGGAATTACCTGCAACACAATTTCTGTGCTAATTAACACTAATTAACCACTGTCTGAATGTTACTTCCATTGGTCACCTTTCATAAACAAACACCTCAGCCCTTCCCATCTAAAACCATGTACTAATAAAAATCAGGGTTTATTCCCAAGAGTTTCAATAGCTGAATCCACACAAAGAAATTCCATCTAAGATTTTAAATgccattttcaaatttatttttgcaACTAATATAGAATGAAATCAGACACCTGAAAACACTCTCATCTTTCTTCCCTACCTAATGCAATCCTGCGTGCTGTTGCACTCCGGGGAGGTTTCTCTGGTTCCAGCACCCAGGTCTTCTCATCAATTTCATCCATAACATCCCAGAACACCTTCAGCGTCTCTAAAGCCTCCAAGAACTGACTATAAACATTTACCAAGGAGCTCTGTGAACAGACAGAAGCTAGGAAGTTAATGTGCTCTACATCCAGCAAATCAGTTTCCACTCAAAACACACTGTACTCGGGCTGAAGAAGCCAGTTCACTTCTCCCAAAGTATGGACTCTGACAGTCATCAGGGCTCGGCTGCAGGTTTCTTTGCATACAAGGGATTAGCACAGTCTTTGTCACTAGTCTGCATTATCAAGAATGGTCTTCATAAAGCCATGTGATAAACATTATGCATATGAACAGAAATCACAgtgatatatagatacatatgaaTAAGCTGATTGACGATATATCTAATGCATTGAGCATATACCTATAATGTTAAtacaaattacttttttgctctaaaaaagaaattagacacAGTTATATTCATAATTGGACTAGATTAACTTTAAGTATTAGCAAAAGAACAAGCTTTGCAGACCTAATTAGTATAAAAGtatgaaaatgtgtttttgttgctgttttgttttgttacttttttacTGTGCCAAGAATGAAGTATacgctaggcaagtgctctgccactgaacttTATCACCAACCAAgctttgcattattttttttcaagaattcaAAAAAATTGTAACTTTCACATTTGATTTTTAGTCAACCTATTAATTCAGTTTAAATACATCAATCATTACAAGTTAACTTAAATAAATTTCACTAAATAAACCATAAgtgaagtaggagagggtgggatggcaggcatggggagggtggaggcaacgggtttgtttttgttgtttttgtttgtttctttgtttttcggaggggaaactaggaaaggaaaaatttacatgtaaataaagaaaatatctaataaaaaaagaaaaaataaaccataAGTGATTTatagtataatttatatttttccttttataaaaggAAAGTATTTCTTGTACAATAATATGATGCATTTAAAGATACAACTATTTGCTGAAAGTTTTTGCACAGCAGTGTAAGAAGAATAAGTAGTATAGTGTTCCAAATAACCAAAACATATACCAAGTCTGAAAAGAGTTTGCACGTATTCATTCAAAACAAGtgacaaaggaacaaacaaaggaaGCAAGTCTTCTAAAATGCTGTGGAGTGGCACTTGCTCACACTCACCACCCGATCCCTGCAGTAAGATTGTAGTGTGAGGTGAGATGAATCATTGGCTCCTTTGTCAGAAATGGTTTCACACCTCTAGTCTACTGAGCTACAAGGTTGGGATGGGGTGTAAGAATGAGAACTAAACTTTACGTCTAAAAATAACCTCATAAACACTAAAGGGAGAATGTCCTTTTTATGGTGTGCTACATTATGGTACAGATATAACTAACAAACCAAATCACACAGCTCTCTCTATTACTAGCTCTTACACAGCTAGTAATGAAGCCAGTATACCCAGCCTTCTCTGTATTCCATCTGtatctatacctatatatttCATCTATAAAATCCAAGTTTACCTAATGTTTAACCCCATTCAAAAGAAATGACAAGGTTTTTCATAATAGCATCTTTTACttgaaaataactaaaaacacATTTGTCATTTCTCCTACATACAAAACATATTGTTCAAAATgcataagtacttttaaaataaaaatatagcagTTTAAGACAAACACAAATAACCTACAAACTAGACGTAGGTGGCAGACAAGGCAACCTTGTACCTAACAGCCATTATTAGACTTTACTAGAAAGACTTTCAGAATAAATGCTTCAAGGTAAGCATtttaggtaagaaaaaaaaataaaaaactgtgttAACAATGTCATGGGTGCAGGAGATGGGAGTAAAGCCATCTCCCCAAAAGCCCGAAGTCAGGTTCTCAACTGTTTGATTTGATTGTCAAATCACACACACTTAGTTTGAAATTACCTAATTAAAGTATTATGCTATTCCTATATGTTAGCAATAGTATTTATACAGacatattaaaaaacattattacCAGGAAAGtaagtctctctttttttaataaaaaaaaaaagccaactctTCATTCTGTAATATGTACAAGTTCAGAATTCACTACTGATATAGTTGATATATTGATATAGTTGTTATATTGACATATTGATAAAGGTTCTTTCTGTCAACTTGAAAAATGCTAGATGAAAACTTCAGTAAAAACCAAGTGAGAAATCTTTTGTAAGAGCTACAGCTCttaataaagatgaaagaaagcatAAAGTCATCAATAAAGATATACATCAACTTGAGCTGATGGGCTATGGGTGAGAGTGTAAAAGTCAGGCCTCTTTTAAAAGATCtggaaatgttatttatttacaaactAAAGATGCCCCTACCTTATAATCTAGCAATTCCACTTCAGGAGAAGTGCAAAACCAAGTGCATAACAACACGTCTGCAAGAATGCCTACTGCAGCCATGTTTACAAAAGCCCCAAACCTATACAAGTCCAAAAATTCTGccaaagaagagaaaactaaTAAGAACAAAGGATGCTAGTCAGCTTGGGCTGAAGAAACAGCTATGATTAATGAGAGATAAGCATCACTGATGTGAAATCTCTAGGAAATATTTTCTCAGGGTGAAGAACAGAAGCCATAGTCCTGAGAAGGGCAAGGCTCAAGTTGTACCTGAACTTGGTAACATGTAAATCATATATGTGGTACTGGTACTGAAGCTATGAGAGTAAGGACAGGGTTATACCGAGTGGTTGAGGGCTGGCTATGTGGCAGGGCCAGTGTACCTATAGAGGCCAATAGTTATGATACAACCTCTACTGCAGTAGAGAAGTTAGGACACCAGAGATGCAAGGACCATGGTGGCTATCTGCTACCAGGGACAGTGACAGGTATAAATAGAGCTGTCTTCAGCCTACAAGAAAAGCTGTGTGCTTAGGATGCCAATTCTGGAGAGATAGGCCACTCAAAACCTCTGGCACTCACAAGACACTGATCCATAGGATTTGGATTTACATTGCTGGGGTAtggctttgctttggttttaatCTTTACTCTGTCCTGGTTCTTCCCTTTTAGAGTGAGAAAGTACGTTACTTGTTTGCAATTTTACAGGAGCCTACAGTTAAGAGTCTGTGGACTTATAAAAGGATAACAAACTTAAAAAGCATGATGGCATATTTTAAGCAGTGAGGCTTTTAAAGttgtattatattgtatattattgtATTAACAAAATATTCTGGGCACACACAAGAACAGAAAGGTTGTGGTTTAATGGTGAtgtgtttgtcaacttgataagGGAAAAACTGTCCTGGGTGGCTTTTATTGTCAACCTAGGTTGCCTGGGATGATGGAATCTCAACTGAAGAACCACTTTAATCAGACTGgcctatgtttatgtatgtgagacattttcttattCATAATTGGTGGAGGAGGACTTGCCTTACTGTGGGTGGGTACATCTCTAGGCAAGTGGGTCTGAACTATGTAAGAAGGCATGGAGTATGAGCCAAACAACATGTGagtaagcagctttcctccatggttcctgccacTGATCCTGTTTTAAGTTCCTGCTTGGGCTCCCATCAATGATAGAAAACCTGGAAGTTTAAGCTGAAATAGGCCCTTTTATCCCCAGTTGCTTCTGGTCACCATATTTACCACGTACACCAGAAAACAGACCAGTATACTAGGCTTACAGCAACTTAcagataaatatgtatatattctggGCTAGGATCTACATAGAAGGGAGAGCACGtgtgtctgtttcctttctgaaTGTGAGAGTCCTCAGTTAATGTTATTCGT from Mastomys coucha isolate ucsf_1 unplaced genomic scaffold, UCSF_Mcou_1 pScaffold22, whole genome shotgun sequence includes:
- the Fancl gene encoding E3 ubiquitin-protein ligase FANCL isoform X3, with amino-acid sequence MKHSPDLMSFMMELKMILEVALKNKQELCVQPPSCSFCKDLLTEIGAIGWDKLTCVDSSFSTIKLKADDASGRKHLITIKLKAKYPVEPPDCVVDFPVPFSVSWTPQSSLVNVYSQFLEALETLKVFWDVMDEIDEKTWVLEPEKPPRSATARRIALGNNVSITIEVDPRHPTMLPEFCFLGADHATKPLGIKLSGNIHLWDPENSLLQNLKDVLEIDFPARTILEESDFSMDCGICYARNLNGAIPDQVCNNPQCGQPFHQICLYEWLRGLSTSRQSFNVFFGDCPYCSKPITLKMSGRKP
- the Fancl gene encoding E3 ubiquitin-protein ligase FANCL isoform X1; translation: MADTEADLLRHFPLLLPQNREKTVYEGFISAQGSDFHLRIVLPKDLQLRKARLLCSWQLKSILNEYHQVVQQRMKHSPDLMSFMMELKMILEVALKNKQELCVQPPSCSFCKDLLTEIGAIGWDKLTCVDSSFSTIKLKADDASGRKHLITIKLKAKYPVEPPDCVVDFPVPFSVSWTPQSSLVNVYSQFLEALETLKVFWDVMDEIDEKTWVLEPEKPPRSATARRIALGNNVSITIEVDPRHPTMLPEFCFLGADHATKPLGIKLSGNIHLWDPENSLLQNLKDVLEIDFPARTILEESDFSMDCGICYARNLNGAIPDQVCNNPQCGQPFHQICLYEWLRGLSTSRQSFNVFFGDCPYCSKPITLKMSGRKP
- the Fancl gene encoding E3 ubiquitin-protein ligase FANCL isoform X2 — protein: MERMKHSPDLMSFMMELKMILEVALKNKQELCVQPPSCSFCKDLLTEIGAIGWDKLTCVDSSFSTIKLKADDASGRKHLITIKLKAKYPVEPPDCVVDFPVPFSVSWTPQSSLVNVYSQFLEALETLKVFWDVMDEIDEKTWVLEPEKPPRSATARRIALGNNVSITIEVDPRHPTMLPEFCFLGADHATKPLGIKLSGNIHLWDPENSLLQNLKDVLEIDFPARTILEESDFSMDCGICYARNLNGAIPDQVCNNPQCGQPFHQICLYEWLRGLSTSRQSFNVFFGDCPYCSKPITLKMSGRKP